In the genome of Arachis stenosperma cultivar V10309 chromosome 2, arast.V10309.gnm1.PFL2, whole genome shotgun sequence, the window TTGTTTGTTGTGACTCTCTTGATGAGATCAATGGTGAAAATAATAAGTGTTAATAATGTATAGGGAAGAGTTAATGATGAACTGAAGCAGCTCTTTTttatgtttgttaagtgtttGTTGTTATGTCTGAGTGCTAAAATTATACAACTATATTATGGGTACactaaaaattactaaaaagtgctataaaatatattttaaaatataaatatccattgaaaataaattaaatcatattgTAGTTGTGTACAAATACATTGGTAGTCTATTTTAGTAGCTGATTTTAATTTACAAATAgcatttttaaaaatcataataCCAATATCATTGATATCATTCATGTTGCAGCTGGATATTGTTACACATTCTTGCTCAACTTATTTTCTTCCatgtttaattaattaactatgaTTTATTAGTGTGTTGATCAACCCCTTGTTCTCTTTAAGCTAAGAATATATATCTTACATTGAGTTGTTTTATAACAAAAATGATATTGAGAAACTCTTAAGTTTCATTGTTTATAGGATAAGAATATAGTGCTTTTGCTGTTTTTTAATTGTAGCATTGAGAAGGTAGATTATTATGTATGTATGCAGAACATGGATAAGTCTTGTTCCATAAAACAGAAACGATTACAATTTGATGTTAATCCTGTTCTTATCCTCTTGTGAAATGCAGAAATTTCGGATTTCGGATCAATTAACCTTACCAAAACCATAATACCTGTATGCAGAAGCATGGACTCAACCTACCCATATCAGAGAAACCAAAGTCCATATCCTCCTTCTTACTATCCTGGATTTGAGCCTAATCTCCCTCAAATGAATATGAATCCACCTAAATCACCTTTTCCCTATGAACATCCTTGGAGCCATGGTGGTTGTTGTGGACATTACCCTAACCCAACGAATTTTTGCTGTGCTCACAACAACAATTTCCATGGCTACTATAACTACAGGCCACaacattatcatcatcatcatgctcCATTTCCATCTCCACCAGTGTACTATTCTGGTGGTTATCAGGAACCATTCTTTGTTCCTTATGCACCACAACCACATTACACTATGGAGCTTCCTAGATATGATTATGAGAAGCATATGCTGGGAGACTATCATTGTTGCGGCTGTCCAAATCATCCATGCCATCAGAAGGAAGAGCAGAGTGTGAAGATTGAGGAGGAAGAGCCTGATAATAATGCTGGAAACAAAGTGAATAATGATGAGGCTTTGGCGCCAATTCAGACAAGGAATTATCCTTATCCATATCCAATTGTTTGGATTCCACCGGAGTATACAAGAACAAGAAACAAAGAAGCGAAAAGTGGTTCTATAGCTGAGGCGAAGGGTGAGCAGGATCAGATATCTCATGATAGGAAGCCTTCTAGTCCAATGAATTTTCAGGAACCCAGAATTTGGAATGGATGGTTACCGTTTGATATGAATCACACGCCAAATAAGGTTCTTGAAGGGGATGGAAGAAGAAACAAGAACTTGGAAAGTGAGAGTAATAAAAGGGTCTgtgatgatggaaaaggaatGAACAACAAAAACCAAAGTGAAAACCAGAGATCAGAATTCCCATTTCCTATCTTTTGGATGCCTTACTACAATAAGCAAGAGGAAGCTGGAAAGGAAAACAATCAAGAGACCCATTCAAGTCCAAAAGGCATCAAAGAGGCGCCGCATACTTTCAAGTCCGTTCCGATAAATTCTAAAGCTGATGAAGTTGTTAGAAATGGAACCATGTCAAATCCAGTTGAATCCATAGACAAAAGTGGTTCAGATGAAACAAAGGATGTTACTAATGAAAAGATAATCCCAGTTAAAGAGGTAGAATTGCATCAAGGGAGAAACAATTCAAATGAAAATGTCAAGAGAGAAAGGATTATTCCTGTGAAACAGATTGAGGAGAATGTGGCAAAGAAAGAGTCTCGTGCTGGCATGGAAAAACAATCAGCATCTCCACGGAAAAATGGCAAGTTACCTCCTGTTTGTTTGAGGGTTGATCCATTACCGAGGAAGAAGAATGGCAGGAGCAGCAATGGGAGCTCAAGGTCTCCAAGTCCTCCTGCCTCAAAAGAGCATTCAAAAGCAGTAAGCGAAGCACCATCCGAAGCTCAATCAGCTGGTGTGAGTGACAAGGTTCAGCTATATTCTGATGTCAAGAGTGTTCCAAACATCAGTGAAGAAGTTAAGCCGAAAGAGCAAAATGTTCCAGTGTGCGAAGGCAAGAGCAATGAGAAGCCACAGCCAGATTCAAGCCTTCTGACTGCCCCAGATGTCAGCAAGGAAGTTCAACCAAAAGAGGAAACCATTCAGGTGACTGAAAATAAGACCAATAGATACAAGGGTGCAGATGAGAATCGTTCAGTTGGAGATACTGAAGAAAAGAAGGCACAAAATGGAGCAGAGAACATCATGGAAGAAGCTAGTAAGCCGAATGAAGCAAAGGACTCGAGCAAACCAACTGGCAAAGGTGGAAATGAGAGAAAGGCTTTATCAGATGTTGATGCAGCCATTTTAATTCAAGCTGTGTATCGCGGTTACCAAGTGAGGAGATCAGAGCCATTGAAGAAATTGAAGCAGATAGCCGAAGTCAGTAAGGAGTTGACTAATGTCAAAGCTTCTGTTCAAGCGTTTGAGCACTCTTCTGATCTACAAAATGATGAGAAGCAAAGGATCGCACTTGGTGAGAACATAATGAGACTCCTGCTGAAGTTGGATACTATTCAGGTATGTGTTACTGATGCTGTTAACTTAATATCAAATCAGCAATTTCTTTTCAATATACCTTGATTTGGTAATAACATGTTGCGTGAAGTATCTATTTGTTTCACTGTTTTTTTTATCAATGGCTCTACATTGCAATCACGTgcgataattgtgatttgcaagTGGTTAGATACATATGCATTAGGAGGATTATTAAGAGTCCTAGTTAGCTTCCTTGTCCTTGATCAATGTTATACTCACGTGGTATTCAATTTATATACCAGGGCTTGCATCCAAGTTTCAGGGAAACAAGAAAATCTCTGGCAAGAGAGCTTACATGCTTGCAAGAAAGGCTTGATTCTGTAATGGCCAAGAGATCTCAACAGCAGACGAATGAGTTCATAGACGAGAAGCCTGTTGAAGACATTTCGGAGGATTTACAGAATGAAGAACATGTGAAggatcaacaagaagaaaaagctgCAGTAGCAAGAGAGGATTCTTCTGTGGGAATTAATGATGATATGACAGgaaaagatagaattgaatttcAGCCACCACTTGATCCGGCATTGAATGTGGCAGCAGAACCTAATGTAGCACCAAATGAAGCAGTTGATGAATGTAACCATCCAAGCGATCTTTCTGTGGAATTTGAAGCAAGATCAGAGGTTGGCAACACTCCCACAGGGATTGAGAATTCAGATACAAATGCTTTGCAAGAATTACCTGTGGGAGTCATAGACGAGGATGGTGCTGACTGTAGTTCcaagaatgaagaacaaaatgAGAAAGCAAAAGTAGATTCATCAGGCATCTATGGACTAAAAGAGTTGCCGGTGGGCGTGCTCGATGAAAATCCAGCTGAACTCGTGAAGGATGATGGGGAAACAAAGCTTGGAGATGTGGAATCTATTCTTGAGCTGCCGGTGGGGGTGCTTGATGAGGATAATGCTGCATCTGAATTCAACAAGGATGATGGAACAAAATTTTCAAAGCGGGAACTGGATCATGAAGAGGAAGTGGAAGCCATTGTGGAACTACCAGTTGGGTTGCTTGATGAGGATACAGCAGCATCTGAATCTAAGGAGAATGATGATGGAACTAAAATTTCCAAggctcaacaacaacaacatgaAGAGTTGGAACCTATTGTGGAGCTTCCGGTGGAATTGCTTGATGAAGAAGAAACGATAGAGTTTGAATCTGGGAAGCATGATACAGATATGGAACATATAACGGAGCTTCCTGTAGGGTTgcttgatgaagaagaaaaaataaagtccGAACCTGTGAAGTG includes:
- the LOC130961046 gene encoding BAG family molecular chaperone regulator 6-like, with amino-acid sequence MDSTYPYQRNQSPYPPSYYPGFEPNLPQMNMNPPKSPFPYEHPWSHGGCCGHYPNPTNFCCAHNNNFHGYYNYRPQHYHHHHAPFPSPPVYYSGGYQEPFFVPYAPQPHYTMELPRYDYEKHMLGDYHCCGCPNHPCHQKEEQSVKIEEEEPDNNAGNKVNNDEALAPIQTRNYPYPYPIVWIPPEYTRTRNKEAKSGSIAEAKGEQDQISHDRKPSSPMNFQEPRIWNGWLPFDMNHTPNKVLEGDGRRNKNLESESNKRVCDDGKGMNNKNQSENQRSEFPFPIFWMPYYNKQEEAGKENNQETHSSPKGIKEAPHTFKSVPINSKADEVVRNGTMSNPVESIDKSGSDETKDVTNEKIIPVKEVELHQGRNNSNENVKRERIIPVKQIEENVAKKESRAGMEKQSASPRKNGKLPPVCLRVDPLPRKKNGRSSNGSSRSPSPPASKEHSKAVSEAPSEAQSAGVSDKVQLYSDVKSVPNISEEVKPKEQNVPVCEGKSNEKPQPDSSLLTAPDVSKEVQPKEETIQVTENKTNRYKGADENRSVGDTEEKKAQNGAENIMEEASKPNEAKDSSKPTGKGGNERKALSDVDAAILIQAVYRGYQVRRSEPLKKLKQIAEVSKELTNVKASVQAFEHSSDLQNDEKQRIALGENIMRLLLKLDTIQGLHPSFRETRKSLARELTCLQERLDSVMAKRSQQQTNEFIDEKPVEDISEDLQNEEHVKDQQEEKAAVAREDSSVGINDDMTGKDRIEFQPPLDPALNVAAEPNVAPNEAVDECNHPSDLSVEFEARSEVGNTPTGIENSDTNALQELPVGVIDEDGADCSSKNEEQNEKAKVDSSGIYGLKELPVGVLDENPAELVKDDGETKLGDVESILELPVGVLDEDNAASEFNKDDGTKFSKRELDHEEEVEAIVELPVGLLDEDTAASESKENDDGTKISKAQQQQHEELEPIVELPVELLDEEETIEFESGKHDTDMEHITELPVGLLDEEEKIKSEPVKCDAPEKVPPAIEEQCSVAAKDTQLEPEQQKEEQEEVQSSEESSDGWVKVECSKDEELKGDAQRDIDIAVEYEEETGNEAELPTMESAKRAAELVSDSYMEEEYKKKLTQLEEQTESEEKLAAQVPSVNNEDTALSKEADQVAEHNEKLKNGDAELLEENEKLRNMMNRLLDAGNEQLKVISDLTERVKDLEKRLARSKKRTRTKRFKPASSLSNISSKNDLLQHRAIDVAM